One window of Acipenser ruthenus chromosome 45, fAciRut3.2 maternal haplotype, whole genome shotgun sequence genomic DNA carries:
- the LOC117400927 gene encoding twist-related protein 2-like has translation MREDLACPDSPEGGLVVSEDELQKKCGGRKRIPHTKKDSEDGGSPNPIPAGPKRPKKSPVDTGPPQSFEDLHTQRVIANVRERQRTQSLNDAFASLRKIIPTLPSDKLSKIQILKLASRYIDFLYQVLQSDEMDSKLASCNYLAHERLSYAFSVWRMEGAWSMSASH, from the coding sequence ATGAGAGAGGACCTGGCCTGCCCCGACTCCCCGGAGGGGGGTCTGGTTGTCAGCGAGGACGAGCTGCAGAAGAAGTGCGGCGGCAGGAAGAGGATCCCGCACACCAAGAAGGACAGCGAGGACGGAGGGAGCCCCAATCCCATCCCGGCGGGGCCCAAGCGCCCCAAGAAGAGCCCCGTGGACACGGGGCCCCCGCAGTCCTTCGAAGACCTGCACACCCAGCGCGTGATCGCCAACGTGCGGGAGCGGCAGCGCACCCAGTCCCTGAACGACGCCTTCGCCTCCCTGCGCAAGATCATCCCCACCCTGCCCTCCGACAAGCTCAGCAAGATCCAGATCCTCAAGCTGGCCTCTCGCTACATCGACTTCCTGTACCAGGTGCTGCAGAGCGACGAGATGGACAGCAAGCTGGCCAGCTGCAACTACCTGGCCCACGAGCGGCTCAGCTACGCCTTCTCCGTGTGGAGGATGGAGGGAGCCTGGTCCATGTCTGCCTCGCactag